A genome region from Glycine max cultivar Williams 82 chromosome 5, Glycine_max_v4.0, whole genome shotgun sequence includes the following:
- the LOC100797819 gene encoding MADS-box protein CMB1-like (The RefSeq protein has 1 substitution compared to this genomic sequence), with product MGRGRVELKRIENKINRQVTFAKRRNGLLKKAYELSVLCDAEVALIIFSNRGKLYEFSSTSSMMKTLEKYQKYSYSALETTRPINDTQNYQEYLRLKARVEVLQRSQRNLLGEGLAQMNTNELEQLENQLEAALRNIRSTKTQFMLDQLSDLHHRETLLIETNNVLRSKLEETDHSQVQVSLALEAGGPSIQYTNFPPQSEGFFEPVGVNPTLQIGYNQTGPDDTNVGASSLSMHGFASGWML from the exons atGGGAAGGGGGAGAGTTGAACTGAAGAGGATAGAGAACAAAATTAACAGGCAAGTCACATTTGCTAAGAGAAGAAATGGGTTGCTCAAGAAGGCTTATGAGCTCTCAGTACTCTGTGATGCTGAGGTTGCCCTCATCATCTTCTCCAACCGTGGCAAGCTTTATGAGTTCAGCAGCACCTCAAG TATGATGAAAACACTGGAGAAGTACCAGAAGTACAGCTACAGTGCACTGGAGACCACCCGACCAATTAACGACACTCAG AACTATCAGGAGTATTTGAGATTAAAAGCAAGGGTAGAAGTTTTGCAACGTTCTCAAAG GAACCTACTCGGGGAAGATCTTGCCCAAATGAATACAAATGAGCTAGAGCAGCTTGAGAATCAACTGGAGGCAGCACTGAGGAATATTAGGTCAACAAAG aCTCAATTCATGCTTGACCAGCTTTCTGATCTTCACCACCGG GAAACATTGCTTATTGAAACTAATAACGTGTTAAGGAGTAAG TTGGAAGAAACTGATCACTCACAAGTTCAAGTAAGTCTAGCTTTGGAAGCTGGAGGGCCTAGCATCCAATACACCAACTTTCCACCTCAATCAGAGGGGTTCTTCGAGCCAGTGGGAGTGAACCCCACCTTGCAAATTGG GTACAACCAGACTGGTCCTGATGATACAAACGTAGGAGCTTCATCCTTAAGTATGCATGGATTCGCCTCTGGGTGGATGCTTTGA